ttctcctccttctgcgtccatggactgaaactcccccgTTTTTTGGCGTTTTTTTgcacgtgtatgaccatttttaccccgccatttaggcagccatacgccgtttttggaggatgcatgcttggtatgttcgtgtttctataacccatcgaactctgacatggattacaggatctgttgcgtgcgcacttggtcttgtgcttgcgtgtaaacacaaagggggttaagtcactcgcaggtctgcacatgttttgacctgggagatcggaaacatctccacccttaacccaccaggcggtagtggccgggatttgaacttacgaccttccgatcaagaggccgatgtcttcttctcttcttctcgttcgctccttcGAGACGGCCAATGTCTTATTTACAAGGCCCCTGCGCTCGTCAACACATGTTTGAGTTATCACTTGAACTGTGCCCGTGACAACTCTGTGAATATAGGTCGTTGGATTTGTTCTCCTTTGAAATTAACAAATCGAGCAAACACAGCAATACACTGAGGAAACGAATAAGCTAATTTTGTAAGAAGTCAGATTAGACCATGTTTGCGTTCATATGTACGTtgtatgtatgttattattgttttatttgttcCATTCATTTTTCGTCAGTGTTAAGACACGTACATTTCTAAGAGGAAATAAACAGGTTAGAAAACAATGTGTTGGCTGATAAGTCGTCGCTGAAAGTGTTCCTATGGGGGGACCTCGTAGTCTGTACCTGcaacatgttaaaaaaaaagaatgaggTGCATTAACACATGTCAATAAGCTGCGAAAGAATAAATTCAACCACCTTATAACGAAGTTATTTTAAAACCAAATAATTATAACAACACTCTTTGTTTGAGTACTCCTTTGTTCGGGCGAAGAGCTGTCATTGTCAGTTTTAAGATAAGCATGGACATTGGTTGTACATTTCCAAAACCAAAATGCAAGTTAAGTTCATTTCACATATTCCTGTTAGTTTCAATCATGTTACATCTTGTTGCTTTCTCTTGGGAAAAAAACTAGCTTCTCTAAGGAAAGATGTACGCTATCCAGTTAACCGGTTTTTTTTCCGTATGCGCGCGAACAAGCGCTCGTGTGTCCAAATCCTGAGATGTTCGCAGTAACATTCAGATCTTCATTGCGTATGCAAGTACACAAGGATGTTTAAACACCAATAAGAGTCCGCAATGCAAGTCGACTCTTGGAAATATATCCCTGGCCAAACATAGGCCTCAAACCGCGAAATGGCTTTTATTGTACACCAAACGAGATACCGATCGAGATACACTGAGCAAAAAAGTTAAGTATACCCACATATTGCTCAGATCCAAAAAACATATGTTTGACCAGAAGAAAGACTAATCTTTAAAttaaatacacgtatatttctgaccaaacaaatgctgtttaacatctgggcaataccactgaaaaaaatatccttaacttgttTTGCTCGGTGTACATGCAGTGCTTACCGCCGTGTGCTGGTGCCACGCCATCATGCTGTCCAAGCTCAGAATACGTGGACGTCATGCCAACATCAGACATCTGCAGGCTGGCATAGTCCCCGGGCTGTCCTGAAAGGTCACAGTAAACTGATGTGAATGTACGTGTCAGACAAGGTGAAACGTGAAGATAGCTTCCTCCAATTGTATTCACAAGTGTCAACCACCCCAGGTCTGTCCAGACTGTCAAGAGGGAGAAGAGAATCTTACTAGTTGGTAAATGAAATAAATTGAAATTTACAGCCTGGTAACGTTTtagacatttttgttttgttttggtcgtTGCTTAGTTAATTTCACAGAATAAAGGCACGTGTAGACATCCCCATGGAGATGTCCTCCGTAAGCGTCCTGTGCAGAGTTGACATTACATTTTGTGTACGTAAAAaagcatgtttttgttgttgttacttttattttatttttggttgtagtttttgtgtgtgttgcttttgtttttgttgaggggggggggggggggggtgacccaaacagaaatgtgaccctccaccacggaatgagtcgcatgtcaccttgcgcggttctgcgctaggcttaatattagtccggggagtgtctggtaacagtgtgagggtcaacttagtcacatgcttataactcaatcagttttcgctcttttctaaaacggttttcaccactggatagagcataaaaagcACGTTAGGAAAAtgatatgaaaatcatgcaaaggtgacatgtgactcatttcgtggtggagggtcacaaatatgctTATCCCACGTTGAAGCTTTGGAAGATTTTTCGACATTCACAAGGTGGTCTTCACGGGGAGGATGGCTCCGTTCTTTCTCGTCAAAATGTTGCAGTACCAGTCACAACTTCTGATGCATTGGCCTTTGCCGCCATCTACCTTCACGATGTAAGCAGCGTTTAGACTGAGTAACCTTTTCCTTAGTTTATCCGTGTTGTGTGCGTTGTTTATGGACTGGATcctgttttgtatgtgtgtgtctgtgctacGCTAGTTCATTTGTTTAATTTTCATTCCGTGATGTTTCTGCTTTCGATGAGGATTGTAGATCTTATGTGTTGGCATTTCATTAATGTGTAAGTCACTTAGATCTATTTATGGGATTATAAATgatatttaattttatttattatcATGTAAAGACAAAGGAGAACATGAACATTTTAACATTGGCGtgaaaaactttttttctaagaCGAATGGTGATGACAGAGCCTGTTAACCTTACCAGGTTGTGCCTGTGTAGCAGTGCTTCTGTGAGCGAAGTCGCTGTACACAGATCTCAGTCCAACCTCGGACATCTGTAGACTGGCGTATTGACTTTTTGCAGATGCTGAAACCAACGTACCAGTAGGATGGAAGGATGAATGAATGATACGATGATCCCAGGTGAGTGGATACATGCGTGGAGATAATGATTGATAGAGTACTAACACGGTACAACATTTAAATTGATGAAATGTCAATATTGTGGAAAACGTTGAAACGATCTTGTGATTGAGAAAAATGGACTATGATTCCTGATGGACACTGACACTTGTGTCATCGTTGGCTCAATTTTAACTTCGCCAAAAAGTCTGTTCACCTTTTCCCCTCGTTTGCTTAGTTTGATTATGTTAATGAAAATCCTACACAAACATGCCCTTGATAAAGTGAACTCCTTAACATCAACATGCGAAACCAAAAAGCTTACATTGAACGAATGTACATAGTTCAGAAGTAATTGCAAAGAAAGCCTCTCTTCGTTTATTGAAATAAGATTGCCTTATTACCGTCATTAGCAGAATCATCTGGAACAGCTGAGTTTTCGTGAACTTCAGTTTCCACCGCAGTTCTGTAAAAAGCAAAAAAGGACATGAAATAT
This region of Littorina saxatilis isolate snail1 linkage group LG8, US_GU_Lsax_2.0, whole genome shotgun sequence genomic DNA includes:
- the LOC138973852 gene encoding uncharacterized protein; translation: MIDCITTPLPYFMSFFAFYRTAVETEVHENSAVPDDSANDASAKSQYASLQMSEVGLRSVYSDFAHRSTATQAQPGQPGDYASLQMSDVGMTSTYSELGQHDGVAPAHGGTDYEVPP